A genomic segment from Bradyrhizobium diazoefficiens USDA 110 encodes:
- a CDS encoding enoyl-CoA hydratase/isomerase family protein, which yields MSTYTDIGVEKVGHVGTIEIRRPPLNFFDISLINQIADALDEFDRDIEIRASVLSAQGKAFCAGANFGDPARQAQEARAAEKKGDPADNLGPISHLYIQAVRIFRAKKPIVAAVQGAAIGGGLGLAVSADFRVTCPEARFSANFTKLGFHPGFGLTVTLPELIGKNNAELMFYTSRRVTGEEAVKWGLANELVPQDQVKSAAMKLAGEIAECSPLGLLSTRATMRASLADRVMAATNHELAEQTRLRATEDFKEGVKATEERRAANFRGR from the coding sequence ATGAGCACCTATACAGATATCGGCGTCGAGAAGGTCGGGCACGTCGGCACCATCGAGATCCGCCGTCCGCCGCTGAACTTCTTCGACATCTCGCTGATCAACCAGATCGCGGACGCGCTCGACGAGTTCGACCGCGACATCGAGATCCGCGCCTCGGTGCTCTCGGCCCAGGGCAAGGCGTTCTGCGCCGGCGCCAATTTCGGCGACCCCGCGCGACAAGCCCAGGAAGCGCGCGCGGCCGAGAAGAAGGGCGACCCGGCCGACAACCTCGGCCCGATCAGCCATCTCTACATCCAGGCCGTGCGCATCTTCCGCGCTAAGAAGCCGATCGTCGCCGCCGTGCAGGGCGCGGCGATCGGCGGCGGCCTGGGCCTCGCGGTGTCCGCGGACTTCCGCGTCACCTGCCCCGAAGCACGCTTCTCCGCGAACTTTACAAAACTCGGCTTCCACCCCGGCTTCGGCCTGACCGTGACGCTGCCGGAGCTGATCGGCAAGAACAACGCCGAGCTGATGTTCTACACCAGCCGCCGCGTCACCGGCGAAGAAGCGGTCAAATGGGGCCTCGCCAACGAGCTGGTGCCGCAGGACCAGGTGAAGTCGGCCGCGATGAAGCTCGCCGGCGAGATCGCCGAGTGCTCACCGCTCGGCCTGCTCTCGACGCGCGCGACGATGCGCGCCAGCCTCGCCGACCGCGTCATGGCCGCCACCAACCACGAGCTCGCCGAGCAGACCCGCCTGCGCGCGACGGAAGATTTCAAGGAGGGTGTGAAGGCGACGGAAGAACGGCGCGCGGCGAATTTCAGGGGGCGGTGA
- a CDS encoding acetate--CoA ligase family protein — protein MPHPLDSFFSPASIALIGASRDHEKIPGRLLAMLRKNEYPGKIYPVNPNYAEIDGLACYKSIAEIGAPIDLAVVIIPARAVLPALEQCAVAGVRNAVIISSGFAEEGGDSAAMQDAIAALAKRTGMRISGPNAEGFFSQMQRVAATFSPAVDVKPGVVPLVATQRRIGIVAQSGGIGFAYYHRARALGVAVSYVVSAGNESDLGAGEFLDYLVQDSSTDVILLFIEGIRDVGKFLAAARRAAEVKKPVIVTKVGRSGAGQRAAASHTASMAGWSAAYDAVFAKYGFIVSNDLDEALTIAAVLASNPLPKGDRVAVVTVSGGAGIWGADAVALRGLQVPELSEPVQAEIKTLMPSYGTARNPIDVTAQGVTSGGLQKSVDLLTASDEVDAILVVLSLSSEMRKPFREEELTPVLAAQHKPVLFYSYTVPSDFARRELAKSGVVVLSGLSHAGVAMRQLVDYARFELPKPADEARLPSRDLSAHLTSPVLSEADSKALLRAAGIALPDEVLVKDKAGLDEAVARIGFPLVMKIQSPDIAHKSEIGGVRVNIVAKGEVFLAFEALLGNARKHRPEAVIQGVLVGPMAKQGVEIIVGTMTDKTFGPMVMVGLGGITTELFRDVAYRPAPVSAEEAGAMLKGLKAAPLLNGFRGAAKADVVALSQLIADVSVLAARHARDIAEIELNPVLVHAEGQGVTIVDALVVGRG, from the coding sequence ATGCCGCATCCGCTCGACAGCTTCTTTTCGCCCGCCAGCATCGCGCTGATCGGCGCCTCGCGCGATCATGAGAAGATTCCCGGGCGGCTGCTCGCGATGCTGCGCAAGAACGAGTATCCCGGAAAGATCTATCCGGTGAACCCGAACTACGCCGAGATCGACGGGCTCGCCTGCTACAAGTCGATCGCGGAGATCGGTGCGCCGATCGATCTCGCCGTCGTCATCATTCCCGCCCGTGCCGTGCTGCCTGCGCTCGAGCAATGCGCCGTCGCCGGCGTCAGGAACGCCGTCATCATCTCCTCCGGCTTTGCGGAGGAGGGCGGCGACAGTGCGGCGATGCAGGATGCGATCGCGGCGCTGGCCAAGCGCACGGGCATGCGGATCTCCGGCCCCAACGCGGAGGGCTTTTTCAGCCAGATGCAGCGCGTGGCGGCGACGTTCAGCCCGGCCGTGGACGTCAAGCCGGGTGTGGTGCCGCTCGTCGCCACGCAAAGACGAATCGGCATCGTCGCGCAGAGCGGTGGCATCGGCTTTGCCTATTATCACCGCGCCCGGGCGCTCGGTGTCGCCGTGAGCTACGTCGTCAGCGCCGGCAACGAATCCGATCTCGGCGCCGGCGAATTCCTCGATTACCTGGTGCAGGATTCCTCGACCGACGTGATCCTGCTGTTCATCGAAGGCATCCGCGACGTTGGCAAGTTTCTCGCGGCGGCGCGGCGCGCCGCGGAGGTGAAGAAGCCCGTCATCGTGACGAAAGTCGGCCGCTCCGGCGCAGGCCAGCGCGCCGCGGCCTCGCATACCGCGAGCATGGCCGGCTGGTCGGCAGCGTATGATGCGGTGTTCGCGAAATACGGCTTCATCGTCTCCAACGATCTCGACGAGGCGCTGACGATTGCCGCCGTGCTGGCGAGCAACCCGTTGCCGAAGGGCGATCGCGTTGCGGTCGTCACCGTCTCCGGCGGCGCCGGCATCTGGGGCGCGGATGCGGTGGCGCTGCGGGGTTTGCAGGTGCCGGAATTGTCCGAACCGGTCCAGGCGGAGATCAAGACGCTGATGCCGTCCTACGGCACCGCGCGCAATCCGATCGACGTCACCGCGCAGGGCGTCACGTCGGGCGGTCTTCAGAAGAGCGTCGATCTGCTCACGGCCTCGGACGAGGTCGACGCGATCCTGGTCGTGCTGTCGCTGTCGAGCGAGATGCGCAAGCCCTTCAGGGAGGAGGAGCTGACGCCGGTGCTGGCGGCGCAGCACAAGCCGGTGCTGTTCTATTCCTACACGGTGCCGTCCGACTTCGCACGGCGCGAGCTTGCCAAATCCGGCGTCGTCGTGCTCTCCGGCCTGTCCCATGCCGGCGTCGCGATGCGGCAACTCGTGGATTACGCCCGTTTCGAGCTACCGAAGCCCGCGGACGAGGCGCGGTTGCCGTCGCGCGATCTCTCCGCGCATCTGACCTCGCCGGTTCTGTCAGAGGCCGACAGCAAGGCGTTGCTGCGCGCCGCCGGCATCGCGCTGCCGGACGAAGTGCTGGTGAAGGACAAGGCCGGGCTCGATGAAGCGGTCGCCCGCATCGGCTTCCCGCTGGTGATGAAGATCCAGTCGCCCGACATCGCGCACAAGAGCGAGATCGGCGGCGTGCGCGTCAACATCGTCGCCAAGGGCGAGGTGTTTCTGGCGTTCGAGGCGCTGCTGGGCAATGCGCGCAAGCACCGGCCGGAGGCTGTGATCCAGGGCGTGCTGGTCGGTCCGATGGCGAAGCAGGGTGTCGAGATCATCGTCGGCACGATGACGGACAAGACCTTTGGTCCGATGGTGATGGTGGGTCTCGGTGGGATCACCACCGAGCTGTTCCGTGACGTCGCCTATCGTCCGGCGCCTGTGAGTGCGGAGGAGGCGGGGGCGATGCTCAAGGGTTTGAAGGCGGCGCCATTGCTGAACGGTTTTCGCGGAGCAGCGAAGGCGGATGTCGTGGCGCTATCGCAATTGATCGCGGACGTCTCCGTGCTCGCCGCGCGGCATGCGAGGGACATCGCGGAGATCGAGCTCAACCCGGTGCTGGTGCACGCCGAAGGGCAGGGCGTGACCATCGTGGACGCGCTGGTGGTGGGGCGCGGCTAA
- a CDS encoding enoyl-CoA hydratase: MSNDMVLQKLEGGLLTITMNRPERKNALNPDMVRGLVEAARRAADDPEVRAVLFKGAGGSFCVGGDVKSMAEGRAPLPFEQKLANLRRGMEVSRILHQMPKPVVAQLDGAAAGAGLSMALSCDLRIASESCKITTAFAKVGFSGDYGGTYFLTQLLGSARARELYLMSPVLTAKEAQAIGMVTKVVPDAEIDTAAHELALSLAQGPSIALGFIKRNINNAEHLALEDCFDGEAIHHTRCGDTEDHKEAAKAFVEKRKPTFKGA; encoded by the coding sequence ATGAGCAACGACATGGTCCTGCAAAAGCTCGAAGGCGGGCTGCTCACCATCACGATGAATCGCCCCGAACGGAAGAACGCGCTCAACCCGGACATGGTGCGCGGGCTGGTCGAGGCGGCGCGGCGCGCGGCTGACGATCCGGAGGTGCGCGCGGTGCTGTTCAAGGGCGCCGGCGGCTCGTTCTGTGTCGGCGGTGACGTCAAGTCGATGGCGGAGGGCCGCGCGCCGCTGCCGTTCGAGCAGAAGCTTGCGAATCTGCGCCGCGGCATGGAGGTCTCGCGCATCCTGCACCAGATGCCGAAACCCGTGGTGGCGCAGCTCGACGGCGCCGCGGCCGGTGCCGGCCTCTCGATGGCGCTGTCCTGCGATCTGCGCATCGCCTCTGAATCCTGTAAGATCACCACCGCCTTCGCCAAGGTCGGCTTCTCCGGCGATTACGGCGGCACCTATTTCCTGACCCAGCTGCTCGGCAGCGCGCGGGCGCGCGAGCTCTATCTGATGTCGCCGGTGCTCACCGCGAAGGAGGCGCAGGCCATCGGCATGGTGACGAAGGTCGTGCCCGACGCCGAGATCGACACTGCCGCCCACGAGCTCGCGCTGTCGCTGGCGCAGGGCCCCTCGATCGCGCTCGGCTTCATCAAGCGCAACATCAACAATGCCGAGCATCTGGCGCTGGAAGACTGCTTCGACGGCGAGGCGATCCATCACACCCGCTGCGGCGACACCGAGGACCACAAGGAGGCCGCAAAGGCCTTCGTCGAGAAGCGCAAGCCGACCTTCAAGGGCGCATGA
- a CDS encoding ABC transporter substrate-binding protein, translating into MTRILPGIFAAALALSASAVQAEDKPPLKIGGILDMSSLYADITGPGSETAAKMAAEDFGGEVLGRKIQVLAADHLNKADLSANIARDMLDNQGVEMIYDVAASATALAAGEIAKARNKIIMFNGPGSIRLTNEACGPYTVHYVFDTYGQANVTGLAAVKSGLDTWFFLTADYAFGQDLEKDTSAVVTKTGGKVLGGVRHPLNTSDFSSFLLQAQASKAKVIGLANAGGDTVNAIKQAAEFGITKGGQKVSPLLAFVTDIDSIGLETAQGLLLAEAFYWDLNDDTRAFSKRFTERMKRPPTSAQAGVYSSVTHYLKAVKAAGTTDAAAVIKVMKETPINDFFAKGGKIREDGRMIHDMYLFEVKKPSESKGRWDDYKLLATVPGSEAFQSLEQSRCPLVKK; encoded by the coding sequence ATGACGAGAATTTTGCCGGGCATTTTTGCCGCCGCGTTGGCCCTGAGTGCGAGTGCCGTGCAGGCCGAGGACAAGCCGCCCCTGAAGATCGGCGGCATCCTCGATATGTCGAGCCTCTATGCCGACATCACCGGTCCCGGCAGCGAGACCGCGGCCAAGATGGCCGCTGAGGATTTTGGCGGCGAGGTGCTGGGGCGCAAGATCCAGGTGTTGGCGGCCGACCATCTCAACAAGGCGGATCTCTCCGCCAACATCGCCCGCGACATGCTCGACAACCAGGGCGTCGAGATGATCTACGACGTCGCGGCCTCCGCGACCGCGCTTGCGGCGGGCGAGATCGCGAAGGCGCGCAACAAGATCATCATGTTCAACGGCCCGGGCTCGATCCGTCTCACCAACGAGGCCTGCGGTCCCTACACCGTGCACTACGTGTTCGACACCTACGGCCAGGCCAACGTGACCGGGCTTGCGGCCGTGAAGTCGGGCCTCGACACCTGGTTCTTCCTCACCGCCGACTACGCCTTCGGCCAGGATCTGGAGAAGGACACCAGCGCCGTCGTCACCAAGACCGGCGGCAAGGTGCTCGGCGGCGTGCGCCATCCGCTCAACACGTCGGACTTCTCATCCTTCCTGCTCCAGGCGCAGGCTTCCAAGGCCAAGGTGATCGGCCTTGCCAATGCCGGCGGCGACACCGTCAATGCCATCAAGCAGGCGGCCGAGTTCGGCATCACCAAGGGCGGCCAGAAGGTCTCGCCGCTATTGGCCTTCGTGACCGATATCGATTCGATCGGACTGGAGACCGCGCAAGGCCTGCTGCTGGCGGAAGCCTTCTACTGGGACCTCAACGACGACACGCGCGCATTCTCGAAGCGCTTCACCGAGCGCATGAAGCGGCCGCCGACCTCGGCGCAGGCCGGCGTCTACTCCTCCGTGACGCATTACCTGAAAGCCGTGAAGGCGGCGGGCACGACGGATGCGGCTGCGGTGATCAAGGTGATGAAGGAGACGCCGATCAACGATTTCTTCGCCAAGGGTGGCAAGATCCGCGAGGACGGCCGCATGATCCACGACATGTACCTGTTCGAGGTGAAGAAGCCGTCGGAATCCAAGGGCCGCTGGGACGACTACAAGCTGCTCGCCACCGTGCCCGGCAGCGAAGCGTTCCAGTCGCTGGAGCAGTCGCGCTGCCCGCTGGTGAAGAAGTGA
- a CDS encoding thermonuclease family protein, with translation MERNATFPGNVTRLLHLIVVLLLVAGRTAFAAPCQFESQGDGRVAAIVDARSVRLDDGREIRLTGIEPTATTKQALASLLVGRDVTLRSADDTPDRYGRQGGLIFIGDSDTPVQAMLLAQGDAIVSAEIADKDCAAALMSSEAEARRQKKGNWADPSAIKNAESPDDILAGIGRFVVVEGKVLSVRQAGAMTYLNFGRNWTRGFAVTISRRASPAFETAGIALKSLENRRIRVRGWVEGNTGPRIDVRLVGQVELLGANEPAGVRP, from the coding sequence GTGGAGCGTAACGCAACCTTCCCGGGCAACGTGACGCGACTGCTTCACCTCATCGTCGTACTTCTTCTCGTCGCGGGTCGCACTGCGTTCGCGGCGCCGTGCCAGTTCGAGTCGCAGGGCGATGGCCGCGTCGCCGCGATCGTCGATGCGCGCAGCGTGCGCCTGGACGACGGCCGCGAGATCCGCCTCACCGGAATCGAGCCGACCGCGACGACGAAGCAGGCGCTGGCTTCGCTGCTCGTCGGCCGCGACGTGACGCTGCGGAGCGCCGACGACACGCCCGACCGCTATGGGCGCCAGGGTGGGTTGATCTTCATCGGCGACAGCGACACCCCGGTGCAGGCGATGCTGCTGGCCCAGGGCGACGCCATCGTCTCCGCCGAGATCGCCGACAAGGACTGCGCGGCCGCCCTGATGTCGTCCGAGGCCGAGGCGCGACGCCAAAAAAAGGGCAACTGGGCTGACCCGTCGGCCATAAAAAACGCGGAAAGTCCGGACGATATTTTGGCCGGGATCGGGCGTTTTGTGGTGGTCGAGGGCAAAGTCCTGTCGGTCCGGCAAGCTGGGGCAATGACCTACCTCAACTTCGGACGGAACTGGACACGCGGCTTTGCCGTGACTATTTCAAGGCGCGCATCACCGGCGTTCGAAACCGCCGGGATAGCCCTTAAGTCCCTGGAAAATCGACGTATTCGAGTCCGGGGCTGGGTTGAGGGGAATACGGGGCCGCGTATCGATGTGCGCCTCGTTGGACAGGTCGAGTTGCTGGGTGCAAACGAGCCGGCAGGGGTAAGGCCTTAA
- a CDS encoding MFS transporter, producing the protein MATAQTPAMADLHSGEHGHDQASPGEIAIGVIIGRTSEFFDFFVYAIASVIVFPRLVFPFTSELTGTLYSFMIFALAFMARPIGTVIFMTVDREYGKTAKLVSALFLLGTATVALAFLPGYSEIGVAAIWLLALARIAQGLAWGGAWDGMASLLALNAPPSKRGWYAMVPQLGAPLGLIVASALFAYFAGNLSADDFFDWGWRYPFFVAFAINVVALFARLRMVTTEEYATLFETRELQPARISETVAREGQNIMLGAFAPLASFALFHMVTVFPLSWVFLFTRESPVRFLIIEIVAAVFGVAAIVASGIIADRVGRKSLLMGSAIAIAIYSGFAPQLLDAGAFGETIYMVIGFILLGLSFGQSSGAIASNFKQAYRYTASALTSDMAWLFGAGFAPLVALLLATNLGVIASGAYLLSGAFWTLLALWLSGQREAGDMDAGA; encoded by the coding sequence ATGGCGACGGCACAGACCCCTGCAATGGCAGACCTCCACTCGGGCGAGCACGGCCACGACCAGGCCAGTCCCGGCGAGATCGCCATCGGCGTCATCATCGGCCGCACCTCGGAATTCTTCGACTTCTTCGTCTACGCGATCGCCTCGGTGATCGTGTTCCCGCGCCTGGTGTTTCCGTTCACCAGCGAACTGACCGGCACGCTCTATTCCTTCATGATTTTCGCGCTGGCCTTCATGGCCCGGCCGATCGGAACCGTCATTTTCATGACGGTCGACCGTGAGTACGGCAAAACGGCCAAGCTGGTCTCGGCGCTGTTCCTGCTCGGCACCGCCACCGTGGCGCTGGCGTTCCTGCCCGGCTATTCCGAGATCGGCGTTGCGGCGATCTGGCTGCTGGCGCTGGCGCGTATCGCGCAGGGTCTGGCCTGGGGCGGCGCCTGGGACGGCATGGCCTCGCTGCTGGCGCTGAACGCTCCGCCCTCCAAGCGCGGCTGGTACGCGATGGTGCCGCAGCTCGGGGCGCCGCTCGGGCTGATCGTGGCGAGCGCGCTGTTCGCCTATTTCGCCGGCAACCTCTCGGCCGACGATTTCTTCGACTGGGGCTGGCGCTATCCGTTCTTCGTCGCCTTCGCCATCAACGTCGTGGCGCTGTTCGCGCGCCTGCGCATGGTGACGACGGAAGAATACGCGACGCTGTTCGAGACCCGTGAATTGCAGCCCGCGCGCATCTCCGAGACGGTCGCGCGCGAAGGCCAGAACATCATGCTCGGCGCATTCGCGCCGCTGGCGAGCTTTGCGCTGTTCCACATGGTCACGGTGTTTCCGCTGTCCTGGGTGTTCCTGTTCACCCGCGAAAGCCCGGTGCGCTTCCTGATCATCGAGATCGTCGCCGCCGTGTTCGGCGTCGCCGCGATCGTGGCCTCCGGCATCATCGCCGACCGCGTCGGCCGCAAGTCGCTGCTGATGGGATCGGCGATCGCGATCGCGATCTACAGCGGCTTCGCTCCGCAGCTGCTCGACGCCGGCGCGTTCGGCGAGACCATCTACATGGTGATCGGCTTCATCCTGCTCGGCCTGTCGTTCGGCCAGTCCTCGGGCGCGATCGCCTCGAACTTCAAGCAGGCGTATCGCTACACGGCCTCGGCGCTGACCTCTGACATGGCCTGGCTGTTCGGCGCCGGCTTCGCGCCGCTGGTCGCGCTGTTGCTTGCCACCAATCTCGGCGTCATCGCCTCGGGTGCGTATCTGCTCTCGGGCGCGTTCTGGACGCTGCTCGCGCTCTGGCTCAGCGGCCAGCGCGAGGCGGGCGACATGGACGCGGGCGCTTAG
- the cyoA gene encoding ubiquinol oxidase subunit II yields MSRLKILALLPLAAALSGCNYVVLAPAGDIAAQQRDLVIISTVLMLLIVVPVMALTVLFAWRYRQSNTSARYEPDWDHSTKLELVIWSAPLLIIICLGALTWMGTHLLDPYRTLGRIHADRAVDQSKAPLEVDVVALDWKWLFIYPDYGIATVNDLAAPVDRPINFRITASSVMNSFYIPALAGQIYAMPGMETKLHAVVNHTGTYKGFSANYSGAGFSGMHFDFQGLDDKGFDAWIASAKSAGGSLGRAEYLQLEKPSQNEPVRRYGTIDTDLYRLILNMCVETGKMCQSEMMAIDAKGGRGHEGLNNTLPLAYDKYARRGTALGPEPTFVAGTCTPDAPQGQTTASIKAPADTAPLLGAGLKRPTFTPLKSSSFFLGQRPKSDS; encoded by the coding sequence GTGTCCCGTCTCAAGATCCTGGCGCTGCTACCCTTGGCAGCCGCGCTCAGTGGCTGCAACTACGTCGTGCTGGCGCCAGCCGGCGACATCGCTGCCCAGCAGCGCGACCTCGTCATCATCTCCACCGTCCTGATGCTCCTGATCGTCGTCCCCGTGATGGCACTGACGGTGCTGTTCGCCTGGCGCTACCGCCAGTCCAACACCTCGGCCCGCTACGAGCCGGATTGGGACCACTCGACCAAGCTCGAGCTGGTGATCTGGTCGGCGCCGCTGCTGATCATCATTTGCCTGGGCGCGCTGACCTGGATGGGCACGCATCTGCTCGACCCCTATCGCACGCTCGGCCGCATCCACGCCGACCGCGCCGTGGACCAGTCCAAGGCCCCGCTCGAGGTCGACGTCGTCGCGCTCGACTGGAAGTGGCTCTTCATCTATCCGGACTACGGCATCGCCACCGTCAACGACCTGGCGGCGCCGGTCGATCGCCCGATCAACTTCCGCATCACCGCCTCCTCGGTGATGAACTCGTTCTACATCCCCGCGCTCGCCGGCCAGATCTACGCGATGCCGGGCATGGAGACCAAGCTCCACGCCGTCGTGAACCACACCGGCACCTACAAGGGCTTCTCGGCGAACTACAGCGGCGCCGGCTTCTCCGGCATGCACTTCGACTTCCAGGGCCTCGACGACAAGGGCTTTGACGCCTGGATCGCCAGCGCCAAGTCCGCCGGCGGCTCGCTCGGCCGCGCCGAATATCTCCAGCTCGAAAAGCCGAGCCAGAACGAGCCGGTGCGGCGCTACGGCACCATCGATACCGATCTCTACCGCCTGATCCTCAACATGTGCGTCGAGACCGGCAAGATGTGCCAGAGCGAGATGATGGCGATCGACGCCAAGGGTGGCCGCGGCCATGAGGGCCTGAACAACACCCTGCCGCTCGCCTACGACAAGTACGCCCGTCGCGGCACCGCGCTCGGGCCCGAGCCGACCTTCGTCGCCGGCACCTGCACGCCGGATGCGCCGCAGGGCCAGACCACCGCGTCGATCAAGGCGCCGGCCGACACCGCGCCGCTGCTCGGCGCCGGCCTGAAGCGGCCGACCTTCACGCCGCTCAAGTCCTCGTCCTTCTTCCTCGGACAGCGTCCGAAGTCAGACTCCTAA
- the cyoB gene encoding cytochrome o ubiquinol oxidase subunit I, with the protein MSPDLLKLIFGRLGLESLPLHEPIVVGTFVVVALGGATLLGGLTYFRLWGYLWREWFTTVDHKRIGIMYMILGIVMLLRGFADALMMRGQQMLAFGGSEGYLNAHHYDQVFTAHGVIMIFFVAMPLVTGLMNYVVPLQIGARDVSFPFLNNFSFWMTVGGAVLVMASLFIGEFARTGWLAYPPLSNIGYSPDVGVDYYIWALQVAGVGTTLSGINLICTIVKLRCPGMTMMKMPVFTWTSLCTNILIVASFPVLTVVLALLSLDRYVGTNFFTNDFGGSPMMYVNLIWIWGHPEVYILVLPAFGIFSEVTSTFSGKRLFGYTSMVYATVVITILSYLVWLHHFFTMGSGASVNSFFGITTMIISIPTGAKMFNWLFTMYRGRIRYELPMMWTIAFMLTFVLGGMTGVLLAVPPADFVLHNSLFLIAHFHNVIIGGVVFGAFAGINYWFPKAFGFKLDVFWGKLSFWFWVVGFYLAFMPLYVLGLMGVTRRLRVFDDPSLQIWFVIAAIGAGLVFLGILSMLMQFAVSFLKREQLKDVSGDPWDARTLEWATSSPPPDYNFAFTPVVHDNDAWWDMKKRGYQRPLIGFKPIHMPSSTGTGIILAGLATAMGFGLIWYIWWLAAASFIAMLAVGIGHTFNYHRDFDIPADDVIRTEDARTKLLAGAK; encoded by the coding sequence ATGTCTCCTGATCTTCTCAAGCTCATCTTCGGCCGGCTCGGCCTCGAGTCACTGCCACTGCACGAGCCGATCGTCGTCGGCACCTTCGTGGTGGTCGCGCTCGGCGGCGCCACGCTGCTCGGCGGCCTCACCTATTTCCGTCTCTGGGGCTACCTCTGGCGCGAATGGTTCACCACGGTGGACCACAAGCGCATCGGCATCATGTACATGATCCTCGGCATCGTGATGCTGCTGCGCGGCTTCGCCGACGCGCTGATGATGCGCGGCCAGCAGATGCTCGCGTTCGGCGGCTCCGAAGGCTATCTCAACGCCCATCACTACGACCAGGTCTTCACCGCCCACGGCGTGATCATGATCTTCTTCGTGGCGATGCCGCTGGTCACGGGCCTGATGAACTACGTCGTTCCGCTCCAGATCGGCGCGCGCGACGTGTCGTTCCCGTTCCTGAACAATTTCAGCTTCTGGATGACGGTCGGCGGCGCGGTGCTGGTGATGGCCTCGCTGTTCATCGGCGAGTTCGCCCGCACCGGCTGGCTCGCCTATCCGCCGCTGTCGAACATCGGCTACAGCCCTGATGTCGGCGTCGACTATTACATCTGGGCGCTGCAGGTCGCCGGCGTCGGAACGACGTTATCCGGCATCAACCTGATCTGCACCATCGTCAAGCTGCGGTGCCCCGGCATGACCATGATGAAGATGCCGGTGTTCACCTGGACCTCGCTCTGCACCAACATCCTGATCGTCGCCTCCTTCCCGGTTCTGACCGTCGTGCTCGCGCTGCTCTCGCTCGATCGCTACGTCGGCACCAACTTCTTCACGAACGATTTCGGCGGCAGCCCGATGATGTACGTGAACCTGATCTGGATCTGGGGCCATCCCGAGGTCTACATCCTGGTTCTCCCCGCCTTCGGCATCTTCTCGGAAGTCACCTCGACCTTCTCCGGCAAGCGCCTGTTCGGCTACACCTCGATGGTCTACGCCACGGTGGTCATCACCATCCTGTCGTATCTCGTGTGGCTGCACCACTTCTTCACGATGGGCTCGGGCGCCAGCGTGAACTCGTTCTTCGGCATCACCACGATGATCATCTCGATCCCGACGGGCGCGAAGATGTTCAACTGGCTGTTCACGATGTATCGCGGCCGCATCCGCTACGAGCTGCCGATGATGTGGACGATCGCCTTCATGCTGACCTTCGTGCTCGGCGGCATGACCGGCGTTCTGCTGGCGGTGCCGCCGGCCGACTTCGTGCTGCACAACAGCCTGTTCCTGATCGCGCACTTCCACAACGTGATCATCGGCGGCGTGGTGTTCGGCGCGTTCGCCGGAATCAATTATTGGTTCCCGAAGGCGTTCGGCTTCAAGCTCGATGTGTTCTGGGGCAAGCTGTCGTTCTGGTTCTGGGTCGTCGGCTTCTACCTCGCCTTCATGCCGCTCTATGTGCTCGGCCTGATGGGCGTGACCCGCCGCCTGCGCGTGTTCGACGATCCGTCCTTGCAGATATGGTTCGTCATCGCCGCGATCGGCGCCGGCCTCGTCTTCCTCGGCATTCTCAGCATGCTGATGCAGTTCGCGGTCAGCTTCCTCAAGCGCGAGCAGCTTAAGGACGTCTCCGGCGATCCCTGGGACGCGCGCACGCTGGAATGGGCGACCTCCTCGCCGCCGCCGGACTACAACTTCGCCTTCACCCCCGTCGTTCACGACAATGACGCGTGGTGGGACATGAAGAAGCGCGGCTACCAGCGTCCGCTCATCGGGTTCAAGCCGATCCACATGCCGAGCAGCACCGGCACCGGAATCATCCTCGCCGGCTTGGCAACCGCGATGGGATTCGGCCTGATCTGGTACATCTGGTGGCTGGCCGCCGCGAGCTTCATCGCGATGCTCGCCGTCGGGATCGGTCACACCTTCAACTATCACCGCGACTTCGACATTCCGGCTGACGACGTCATCCGGACCGAGGACGCGCGCACCAAACTGCTCGCCGGAGCCAAGTAA